Proteins encoded together in one Tissierellales bacterium window:
- a CDS encoding FMN-binding protein: MKKVSLLAALLMAGMLAVTGCNSGEKTTEPAETEKPAVETAVEEEKAPAETETKEEAAPAETEAKEETAEEATAEETMAYKDGTYTAEEAEFSEKSGWKTNVTIEVKDGKIVSVDWNGMHKDGGDDKKKVSMDGKYGMVENGGAIAPWHEQAAKVEAYLIETQDPTMIEFKEDNQHTDAIAGATIKVDGFFKLAQEALKDAK; encoded by the coding sequence ATGAAAAAAGTATCGTTATTAGCAGCATTATTGATGGCAGGTATGCTTGCCGTGACAGGTTGTAACTCAGGAGAAAAAACTACTGAGCCAGCTGAGACTGAAAAACCAGCAGTAGAAACAGCTGTTGAGGAAGAAAAAGCACCAGCTGAAACAGAAACAAAAGAAGAAGCAGCACCAGCTGAGACTGAAGCTAAAGAAGAAACTGCAGAAGAAGCTACGGCAGAAGAAACTATGGCGTACAAAGATGGCACTTACACAGCAGAAGAAGCTGAGTTTAGTGAAAAATCAGGTTGGAAAACAAATGTTACTATCGAAGTAAAAGATGGAAAAATCGTTTCAGTAGACTGGAATGGTATGCACAAAGATGGTGGAGACGACAAAAAGAAAGTTTCTATGGACGGAAAATATGGCATGGTAGAAAATGGCGGAGCTATTGCACCATGGCATGAGCAAGCAGCTAAAGTAGAAGCATATTTGATAGAAACACAAGATCCTACTATGATTGAGTTCAAAGAAGACAATCAGCACACAGATGCTATTGCAGGAGCTACTATCAAAGTTGATGGATTCTTCAAGTTAGCACAAGAAGCTCTTAAAGACGCTAAGTAG